The following proteins are encoded in a genomic region of Populus trichocarpa isolate Nisqually-1 chromosome 13, P.trichocarpa_v4.1, whole genome shotgun sequence:
- the LOC18104430 gene encoding DEAD-box ATP-dependent RNA helicase FANCM isoform X2, with protein sequence MTSTVPFQIIVDDDEFDWEAAVREIDASCERANNPSSTTINQASSSNFTPPVNILNNSSYSSCTKTGTCKQSTLDKFIGRANPPVKPTVEVRHPQGNGIINSDGRSCCVEIDAEAAKTWIFPVNVPLRDYRLAITKTALFTNTLVALPTGLGKTLSAAVVMYNYFRWFPDDLMEGYGLGEKSSGKIVFAAPSRPLVMQQIEACHNIVGIPQEWTIDMTGQVCPPKRACFWKTKRVFFVTPQVLEKDIQSGTCPAKHLVCLVIDEAHRASGIKLFLLCSNSRVAGHTSATENISIDCDSRIS encoded by the exons ATGACATCAACAGTTCCTTTCCAAATAATCGTCGACGACGAC GAATTTGATTGGGAGGCAGCAGTCAGAGAAATCGATGCCTCTTGTGAAAGAGCGAATAACCCTTCATCTACTACAATTAATCAAGCTTCTTCTTCCAATTTTACCCCTCCCGttaatattcttaataattcttcttattcttcatGTACAAAGACTGGGACTTGCAAGCAATCCACGCTCGATAAGTTTATTGGCAGAGCGAATCCGCCGGTGAAGCCAACGGTTGAGGTCCGACATCCTCAGGGTAATGGCATCATCAACAGTGATGGGAGGTCGTGTTGCGTTGAGATCGATGCTGAGGCAGCTAAAACTTGGATTTTCCCAG TCAATGTACCTCTCAGAGACTATCGATTAGCTATTACAAAGACCGCGTTATTTACAAACACATTGGTTGCATTGCCAACTGGGCTCGGAAAGACGCTTAGTGCTGCTGTTGTTATGTATAACTACTTCAGATGGTTTCCTGATG ATTTGATGGAAGGCTATGGGTTAGGGGAAAAATCTAGTG GTAAAATAGTTTTTGCTGCTCCTTCTCGACCGCTTGTGATGCAACAAATAGAAGCATGCCATAATATTGTGGGGATACCACAA GAGTGGACAATTGATATGACCGGCCAGGTATGCCCTCCAAAAAGGGCATGTTTTTGGAAAACTAAACGAGTTTTCTTTGTTACTCCACAAGTGCTGGAAAAGGATATTCAGTCTG GAACATGTCCGGCAAAACACTTGGTTTGTTTGGTAATTGATGAGGCTCATAGAGCATCAGGAATTAAATTATTCTTACTGTGTAGCAATTCGCGAG TTGCTGGCCATACCAGTGCAACTGAGAATATTAGCATTGACTGCGACTCCAGGAT CTCTTGA
- the LOC18104430 gene encoding DEAD-box ATP-dependent RNA helicase FANCM isoform X1: MTSTVPFQIIVDDDEFDWEAAVREIDASCERANNPSSTTINQASSSNFTPPVNILNNSSYSSCTKTGTCKQSTLDKFIGRANPPVKPTVEVRHPQGNGIINSDGRSCCVEIDAEAAKTWIFPVNVPLRDYRLAITKTALFTNTLVALPTGLGKTLSAAVVMYNYFRWFPDDLMEGYGLGEKSSGKIVFAAPSRPLVMQQIEACHNIVGIPQEWTIDMTGQVCPPKRACFWKTKRVFFVTPQVLEKDIQSGTCPAKHLVCLVIDEAHRASGIKLFLLCSNSRVAGHTSATENISIDCDSRIKTAGCPAYH, from the exons ATGACATCAACAGTTCCTTTCCAAATAATCGTCGACGACGAC GAATTTGATTGGGAGGCAGCAGTCAGAGAAATCGATGCCTCTTGTGAAAGAGCGAATAACCCTTCATCTACTACAATTAATCAAGCTTCTTCTTCCAATTTTACCCCTCCCGttaatattcttaataattcttcttattcttcatGTACAAAGACTGGGACTTGCAAGCAATCCACGCTCGATAAGTTTATTGGCAGAGCGAATCCGCCGGTGAAGCCAACGGTTGAGGTCCGACATCCTCAGGGTAATGGCATCATCAACAGTGATGGGAGGTCGTGTTGCGTTGAGATCGATGCTGAGGCAGCTAAAACTTGGATTTTCCCAG TCAATGTACCTCTCAGAGACTATCGATTAGCTATTACAAAGACCGCGTTATTTACAAACACATTGGTTGCATTGCCAACTGGGCTCGGAAAGACGCTTAGTGCTGCTGTTGTTATGTATAACTACTTCAGATGGTTTCCTGATG ATTTGATGGAAGGCTATGGGTTAGGGGAAAAATCTAGTG GTAAAATAGTTTTTGCTGCTCCTTCTCGACCGCTTGTGATGCAACAAATAGAAGCATGCCATAATATTGTGGGGATACCACAA GAGTGGACAATTGATATGACCGGCCAGGTATGCCCTCCAAAAAGGGCATGTTTTTGGAAAACTAAACGAGTTTTCTTTGTTACTCCACAAGTGCTGGAAAAGGATATTCAGTCTG GAACATGTCCGGCAAAACACTTGGTTTGTTTGGTAATTGATGAGGCTCATAGAGCATCAGGAATTAAATTATTCTTACTGTGTAGCAATTCGCGAG TTGCTGGCCATACCAGTGCAACTGAGAATATTAGCATTGACTGCGACTCCAGGAT CAAAACAGCCGGCTGTCCAGCATATCATTGA
- the LOC18104430 gene encoding DEAD-box ATP-dependent RNA helicase FANCM isoform X3 → MTSTVPFQIIVDDDEFDWEAAVREIDASCERANNPSSTTINQASSSNFTPPVNILNNSSYSSCTKTGTCKQSTLDKFIGRANPPVKPTVEVRHPQGNGIINSDGRSCCVEIDAEAAKTWIFPVNVPLRDYRLAITKTALFTNTLVALPTGLGKTLSAAVVMYNYFRWFPDDLMEGYGLGEKSSGKIVFAAPSRPLVMQQIEACHNIVGIPQEWTIDMTGQVCPPKRACFWKTKRVFFVTPQVLEKDIQSGTCPAKHLVCLVIDEAHRASGIKLFLLCSNSRVAGHTSATENISIDCDSRM, encoded by the exons ATGACATCAACAGTTCCTTTCCAAATAATCGTCGACGACGAC GAATTTGATTGGGAGGCAGCAGTCAGAGAAATCGATGCCTCTTGTGAAAGAGCGAATAACCCTTCATCTACTACAATTAATCAAGCTTCTTCTTCCAATTTTACCCCTCCCGttaatattcttaataattcttcttattcttcatGTACAAAGACTGGGACTTGCAAGCAATCCACGCTCGATAAGTTTATTGGCAGAGCGAATCCGCCGGTGAAGCCAACGGTTGAGGTCCGACATCCTCAGGGTAATGGCATCATCAACAGTGATGGGAGGTCGTGTTGCGTTGAGATCGATGCTGAGGCAGCTAAAACTTGGATTTTCCCAG TCAATGTACCTCTCAGAGACTATCGATTAGCTATTACAAAGACCGCGTTATTTACAAACACATTGGTTGCATTGCCAACTGGGCTCGGAAAGACGCTTAGTGCTGCTGTTGTTATGTATAACTACTTCAGATGGTTTCCTGATG ATTTGATGGAAGGCTATGGGTTAGGGGAAAAATCTAGTG GTAAAATAGTTTTTGCTGCTCCTTCTCGACCGCTTGTGATGCAACAAATAGAAGCATGCCATAATATTGTGGGGATACCACAA GAGTGGACAATTGATATGACCGGCCAGGTATGCCCTCCAAAAAGGGCATGTTTTTGGAAAACTAAACGAGTTTTCTTTGTTACTCCACAAGTGCTGGAAAAGGATATTCAGTCTG GAACATGTCCGGCAAAACACTTGGTTTGTTTGGTAATTGATGAGGCTCATAGAGCATCAGGAATTAAATTATTCTTACTGTGTAGCAATTCGCGAG TTGCTGGCCATACCAGTGCAACTGAGAATATTAGCATTGACTGCGACTCCAGGATGTAA
- the LOC127904216 gene encoding DEAD-box ATP-dependent RNA helicase FANCM-like isoform X2, giving the protein MLNSNCLAKQPVVQHIIDNLQLSALEYRNERDPDVIPYVHDIKIELIEVALGKEAVDLNKRLLEVIRPYVARLSTLGLLQNRDYQILSPPDLLNS; this is encoded by the exons ATGTTAAATTCAAATTGTTTAGCAAAACAGCCGGTTGTCCAGCATATCATTGATAACTTACAGCTATCAGCTCTTGAATATCGTAATGAAAGGGATCCTGATGTCATTCCATATGTTCATGACATAAAGATTGAACTAATCGAG GTTGCATTGGGGAAAGAAGCTGTTGATCTTAACAAACGGCTATTGGAAGTGATACGTCCATATGTGGCAAGGCTTTCTACACTTGGACTTCTCCAGAATAGAGACTATCAAATA TTAAGCCCACCTGATCTACTCAACTCATGA
- the LOC127904216 gene encoding DEAD-box ATP-dependent RNA helicase FANCM-like isoform X3, with product MLNSNCLAKQPVVQHIIDNLQLSALEYRNERDPDVIPYVHDIKIELIEVALGKEAVDLNKRLLEVIRPYVARLSTLGLLQNRDYQIVICKTDE from the exons ATGTTAAATTCAAATTGTTTAGCAAAACAGCCGGTTGTCCAGCATATCATTGATAACTTACAGCTATCAGCTCTTGAATATCGTAATGAAAGGGATCCTGATGTCATTCCATATGTTCATGACATAAAGATTGAACTAATCGAG GTTGCATTGGGGAAAGAAGCTGTTGATCTTAACAAACGGCTATTGGAAGTGATACGTCCATATGTGGCAAGGCTTTCTACACTTGGACTTCTCCAGAATAGAGACTATCAAATA GTCATTTGCAAGACTGATGAGTAA
- the LOC127904216 gene encoding DEAD-box ATP-dependent RNA helicase FANCM-like isoform X1 encodes MLNSNCLAKQPVVQHIIDNLQLSALEYRNERDPDVIPYVHDIKIELIEVALGKEAVDLNKRLLEVIRPYVARLSTLGLLQNRDYQILSPPDLLNSR; translated from the exons ATGTTAAATTCAAATTGTTTAGCAAAACAGCCGGTTGTCCAGCATATCATTGATAACTTACAGCTATCAGCTCTTGAATATCGTAATGAAAGGGATCCTGATGTCATTCCATATGTTCATGACATAAAGATTGAACTAATCGAG GTTGCATTGGGGAAAGAAGCTGTTGATCTTAACAAACGGCTATTGGAAGTGATACGTCCATATGTGGCAAGGCTTTCTACACTTGGACTTCTCCAGAATAGAGACTATCAAATA TTAAGCCCACCTGATTTACTCAACTCGAGATAA
- the LOC18104435 gene encoding uncharacterized protein LOC18104435, with product MALNNGLRSASKLFTASESLLSKSVNRCIHSTGVKRMGGGHAHGHDEPFYLHAKHMYNLDRMKYQKIKMPLAVLTAFSIGVIVPVYAVIFQQKKTASG from the exons ATGGCGTTGAACAACGGTCTTAGATCAGCCTCCAAGCTATTCACTGCTTCCGAATCTCTTCTATCCAAGTCAG TGAATAGATGTATCCACTCGACAGGGGTGAAGAGGATGGGAGGAGGTCATGCACATGGCCATGACGAACCATTCTATCTTCATGCGAAGCACATGTACAATTTGGACAGGATGAAgtatcagaaaatcaaaatgcctCTTGCTGTGCTCACTGCCTTCAGCATTGGAGTAATTGTACCTGTCTATGCTGTCATTTTCCAGCAGAAAAAGACCGCTTCTGGCTAA